One window of the Hyperolius riggenbachi isolate aHypRig1 chromosome 5, aHypRig1.pri, whole genome shotgun sequence genome contains the following:
- the ABRA gene encoding actin-binding Rho-activating protein has protein sequence MAPNDTKTLKPAQRAIRKIKTAALVSSLTRGWQHWAAEHSTKQAQEPTGWVPNTEDDIKENHKSTLEVKLKPSVITEPKKDATCPSDEMGGTNIKTKSVTKSFSSKAQEKGMDIGLLTEKYEKDPGIEAYNDLMVDKLLQGNVSPTRRRKCSNLVSQLTKSWKQVEQDGEEAETVSTSLSKLDETASLPLPKLAECRSKSLETEDSGYGENEEAKQEPEETARIKRSTSSMSNKATGELNSINKAYKRHSHVNNVKGRWEKWSGDHSESQKLNPFSEDFDHNYAMSLRLQKGDEGYGRPKEGTKTAERARRAEAHIHREMKDLCFIISTMAKPGKDGTIQVTFGELFDRYVRISDKVVGILLRARKHGMVDFPGEMLWQGRDDDVIITLL, from the exons ATGGCTCCAAATGACACAAAAACGCTGAAACCGGCCCAACGGGCCATAAGAAAGATTAAGACTGCAGCTTTGGTGTCCAGCCTGACCCGAGGCTGGCAGCATTGGGCAGCAGAACATTCGACTAAACAAGCACAAGAACCTACCGGCTGGGTGCCCAACACAGAGGATGATATTAAGGAGAACCACAAGTCAACGCTGGAGGTGAAGCTGAAACCTTCTGTTATCACCGAACCCAAAAAAGATGCCACTTGTCCTTCAGATGAAATGGGAGGAACCAATATCAAAACTAAATCTGTGACAAAAAGTTTTTCAAGTAAAGCCCAAGAGAAAGGAATGGATATTGGCCTACTGACTGAGAAGTATGAGAAAGATCCTGGCATCGAGGCATATAATGACCTTATGGtggacaaactactgcagggcaacgTGTCTCCAACCAGGAGAAGAAAGTGCTCAAACCTGGTCTCCCAACTTACCAAAAGCTGGAAACAGGTAGAACAAGATGGTGAAGAGGCTGAAACTGTTTCCACATCCCTCTCAAAGCTTGATGAAACAGCATCCTTACCCTTACCGAAGCTTGCCGAATGTCGGAGTAAGAGCCTGGAGACTGAGGACAGTGGCTATGGAGAGAATGAGGAGGCCAAGCAGGAACCAGAGGAGACAGCAAGGATTAAGCGGTCTACTTCATCTAT GAGTAATAAAGCTACAGGAGAACTCAACAGCATTAACAAAGCCTACAAGCGACACAGTCATGTGAACAATGTCAAGGGCAGGTGGGAAAAGTGGTCAGGTGACCACAGTGAAAGCCAGAAACTGAACCCTTTCAGTGAGGACTTCGATCATAACTATGCAATGTCTCTGAGGCTTCAGAAGGGAGATGAAGGCTATGGGCGTCCCAAGGAGGGAACAAAGACGGCTGAAAGAGCCAGGAGAGCAGAGGCCCACATACATCGGGAAATGAAAgacctctgtttcatcatttccaCAATGGCAAAACCAGGAAAAGATGGAACAATCCAGGTCACCTTTGGAGAGCTCTTCGATAGATACGTGCGGATCTCTGACAAGGTGGTCGGAATCCTGCTGAGAGCCAGAAAACATGGGATGGTAGACTTCCCTGGAGAAATGTTATGGCAGGGGAGAGATGATGATGTCATCATCACATTACTGTGA